The following DNA comes from Camelina sativa cultivar DH55 unplaced genomic scaffold, Cs unpScaffold02852, whole genome shotgun sequence.
TCACCTAATCCAAATTCCCCACAAACTACCGAACCAaatgacacacacacacatgacaCACCTAATCAGCTTTACCGGCAACCATATTCCATGCACCGATGTTACTACAATGAGATCCAGTACTAACCGGCTAAAATAGCAATGTTAAACCggtattgaaaagaaaaaaaaaacttacgttGGAGCGGAGGAGAGAGACGCCTTGATCTTGACCTTTGGCAATGTGGGCCATCTCCTGCATGGGACCACCGTTGGAAAGAATATCCCATTCGCATCTCATCCGTTCGTTCCTCACGAAATCAAACAGACGCTGTGGCGAAGCCGGAAGCCACACAGACGTGGCTGCGCTCAAAACAATCCCCGGAGGCTCCCCTGGATCGTCCACACTCTTACGGGTCATTACTCGAACGTCCGGGTCTACATTTCCGACAGTGAGCTTGCTCCAGTTGTGGACCGACGGCGCAGAGATACCCGAGCAGAAGTTGAAAGTCATACGTTGAGCTAACTTCAGCATGCTTTTCCGACCACCAGGCGTTATAGCTGGttttttccaatatatataataaggttAAATGTTTTGTAACTATAGAGAGATTAATTATTGATGTATAAGCATAATGAGAAGAAGTGTGTAAGAAACGGACATGTGTTGTCTTGAGCTGTCACGGAGGAAGACATGAGGACGGCGAGAC
Coding sequences within:
- the LOC104774440 gene encoding homeobox-leucine zipper protein ANTHOCYANINLESS 2-like — protein: MSSSVTAQDNTSITPGGRKSMLKLAQRMTFNFCSGISAPSVHNWSKLTVGNVDPDVRVMTRKSVDDPGEPPGIVLSAATSVWLPASPQRLFDFVRNERMRCEWDILSNGGPMQEMAHIAKGQDQGVSLLRSNVSFFFLFNTGLTLLF